The following are from one region of the Rosistilla carotiformis genome:
- a CDS encoding type II secretion system F family protein, with product MITLIIVIAVGVGIAALIAGAWLMVDSEAGGPSLAENRLDTLAKLRKDVDDPSQASALYAGGFDEGKDRLDALLKSLPGMGLYLEQADLNLNAGKFFGLVGGLFAAGIGICFVTPIPILLGPILGAMLASIPFLYVMFMRNRRMSKFGNQMPEALELLSRSLRAGHSLAAGFGLIASEMRDPIRKEFARCFEEQNLGIALEEALDDMTERVPNMDLKFFAMAIILQRETGGDLAEILDKISHLVRERLQIQGQVAALTGEGRMSGIVLLAMPPTLFLTMLYLNYDYAMMLFTDPMGRKMMAGALVMQLLGAVVIRKIITIRV from the coding sequence ATGATAACATTGATAATCGTAATCGCCGTTGGCGTCGGCATCGCCGCGTTGATCGCCGGTGCCTGGCTGATGGTCGACTCCGAAGCCGGCGGCCCATCGCTTGCCGAAAATCGGCTCGACACGTTGGCCAAACTCCGCAAGGACGTCGATGACCCGTCTCAAGCGTCGGCGCTTTATGCCGGCGGTTTCGACGAAGGCAAAGACCGTCTCGACGCGTTGCTCAAGTCGCTCCCTGGGATGGGGTTGTACCTGGAACAGGCCGACCTGAACCTCAACGCGGGCAAGTTCTTTGGACTTGTCGGAGGCTTGTTCGCTGCCGGTATTGGTATCTGCTTTGTTACTCCGATTCCGATCCTGTTGGGGCCCATCCTGGGCGCCATGTTGGCATCGATTCCGTTCCTGTACGTCATGTTCATGCGGAATCGGCGGATGTCGAAGTTTGGCAATCAGATGCCGGAAGCTTTGGAACTCCTATCCCGAAGCCTTCGTGCCGGCCACTCGTTGGCCGCCGGTTTTGGCTTGATCGCCAGTGAGATGCGGGATCCGATTCGCAAAGAATTCGCCCGCTGCTTCGAGGAACAGAATCTGGGTATCGCCTTGGAAGAGGCGTTGGATGACATGACCGAACGGGTCCCCAACATGGACCTCAAGTTCTTCGCGATGGCGATCATCTTGCAACGCGAAACCGGTGGTGACTTGGCCGAAATCCTCGACAAAATCAGCCATCTGGTCCGCGAGCGTTTGCAGATCCAGGGGCAGGTGGCGGCGTTGACCGGCGAAGGTCGAATGAGCGGTATCGTGTTGTTAGCGATGCCTCCGACGTTGTTTCTCACGATGCTTTATCTGAACTACGACTACGCGATGATGCTGTTTACGGATCCGATGGGCCGCAAGATGATGGCCGGTGCGTTGGTGATGCAGTTGTTGGGTGCCGTCGTGATTCGCAAAATCATTACCATTCGGGTTTAA
- a CDS encoding type II secretion system F family protein — translation MFAADLQTTGFIVFGAIFVGVSAVAWLILGRVSGGDESNRAESRLDEMRQIRRSNEARNDPDATKKEALASVLNRAAPLANSLQPKDEVSQGKLKLRLMQAGFRNQGASTMFLTLKVLSAIVGLVIGGGIAVIAQGFSQDALLKLVIAGGIMFFLPELALSWIISCRKQNIFLGLPDALDLMVVCVEAGLGLDQAMRKVSTEMGKTYKVIAEEFGVANAQLQLGRPRNEVLKLLGNRSDVDDLKALASILIQADKFGSSIAQALRVQSDSMRVKRRQIAEEKAAKSAVKLIFPLVIFIFPGIFVVLVGPAAIAMIAQDSF, via the coding sequence ATGTTCGCAGCCGACCTACAGACCACGGGCTTTATCGTTTTCGGGGCCATCTTCGTTGGCGTTTCCGCTGTCGCATGGTTGATCCTGGGCCGCGTGAGCGGTGGCGATGAATCCAATCGCGCCGAATCGCGATTGGACGAAATGCGACAAATCCGTCGTTCGAACGAGGCCCGCAACGATCCCGACGCGACCAAAAAGGAAGCGCTCGCATCGGTATTGAATCGCGCCGCGCCGTTGGCGAATTCGCTGCAACCCAAGGACGAGGTGAGCCAGGGGAAATTGAAGCTGCGATTGATGCAGGCGGGTTTCCGCAACCAAGGTGCATCGACGATGTTCCTGACCCTGAAGGTCTTGTCGGCGATCGTCGGCTTGGTGATCGGCGGGGGTATCGCGGTGATCGCGCAAGGTTTCAGCCAAGACGCCCTACTGAAGTTGGTCATTGCCGGCGGGATCATGTTCTTCCTGCCCGAACTGGCCCTTTCGTGGATCATCAGCTGCCGCAAACAGAACATTTTCCTCGGATTGCCCGATGCGTTGGACCTGATGGTCGTCTGCGTCGAAGCCGGTTTGGGGTTGGACCAAGCGATGCGGAAGGTTTCGACCGAAATGGGGAAAACCTACAAAGTGATCGCCGAAGAGTTTGGCGTCGCCAACGCGCAGCTTCAACTGGGGCGGCCACGGAACGAAGTCCTCAAACTGCTCGGCAACCGCAGCGATGTCGACGACCTCAAAGCGCTCGCGTCGATCCTGATCCAAGCCGATAAATTCGGCAGCAGTATCGCCCAGGCGTTGCGGGTGCAATCCGATTCGATGCGGGTCAAGCGACGTCAGATCGCCGAAGAGAAAGCGGCTAAGAGTGCGGTGAAGTTGATCTTCCCGCTGGTGATCTTCATTTTCCCTGGCATCTTCGTCGTGCTTGTCGGTCCGGCCGCCATCGCGATGATCGCCCAGGATTCGTTCTAA
- a CDS encoding fatty acid desaturase family protein, which translates to MTCADPIENGSALRTPKQLLIASKAFASEHRMLSWWHLWSSLAVIFVLLGTSVSSLPLWIRIPASITAGLVTVRLFIIYHDYQHSAILGGSWIARWIMSVYGMWVLAPTSVWKHSHDVHHRKNSQTFGDNVGSYPIMTTHAYANAVASERFSYAASRHPLTIVLGYFTVFIWRMCLQAFISNPREHLDGGLSIVLHIALAIVLAMFGFDVMMLGLIVPLFVASGLGAYLFYAQHNYPSAKLYPSDDWSHVDAALQSSSFIPMNPLMNWFTGNIGYHHVHHLNARIPFYRLPEAMAALPELQTPGITTLNPGDIAACLRLKLWCPEQEKFVGFNGI; encoded by the coding sequence ATGACCTGCGCTGACCCGATCGAAAACGGCTCTGCATTGCGAACTCCAAAGCAATTGCTGATCGCCAGCAAAGCGTTTGCAAGCGAACATCGAATGCTCAGCTGGTGGCATCTGTGGTCGTCCCTGGCCGTGATCTTTGTGCTGCTTGGCACATCGGTCAGTAGTCTGCCGCTGTGGATTCGCATTCCGGCCAGTATCACTGCCGGTTTGGTCACGGTGCGGTTGTTTATCATCTATCACGATTACCAACACAGTGCCATTCTTGGCGGTTCTTGGATCGCGCGTTGGATCATGAGCGTCTACGGGATGTGGGTGCTGGCCCCGACGAGCGTTTGGAAGCATTCTCACGATGTCCATCATCGCAAGAATTCACAGACGTTTGGTGACAACGTCGGTTCCTATCCGATCATGACGACGCACGCTTACGCAAACGCTGTCGCATCGGAACGATTTTCGTACGCCGCGTCGCGACATCCGTTAACGATCGTGCTGGGCTATTTCACCGTCTTCATTTGGCGGATGTGCTTGCAGGCGTTTATCTCGAATCCACGCGAGCATCTCGATGGCGGGCTTTCGATCGTTTTGCACATCGCATTGGCGATCGTTTTGGCAATGTTTGGCTTCGACGTCATGATGCTGGGGTTGATCGTGCCGCTGTTTGTGGCGTCGGGCTTGGGCGCGTACCTGTTCTATGCTCAGCACAATTATCCTTCGGCGAAGCTTTACCCAAGCGATGATTGGAGCCACGTCGATGCGGCATTGCAATCGTCCAGCTTCATCCCGATGAACCCTTTGATGAATTGGTTCACTGGCAACATCGGCTACCACCACGTTCACCATTTGAACGCGAGGATCCCGTTCTATCGGTTGCCCGAAGCGATGGCGGCGTTGCCAGAATTGCAAACGCCCGGAATCACGACGCTGAACCCCGGCGACATCGCCGCCTGTTTGCGGCTGAAATTGTGGTGTCCGGAGCAGGAAAAGTTCGTCGGCTTCAACGGCATCTAA
- the rlmKL gene encoding bifunctional 23S rRNA (guanine(2069)-N(7))-methyltransferase RlmK/23S rRNA (guanine(2445)-N(2))-methyltransferase RlmL, translated as MSDSIDLIATCAFGLEAVVRRELSDLGYVGKVISPGRILFSAPPEAICRANLWLRSADRVLIRLATFEAADFDALFDQTRDLSWSQWLPQDACFPVSAKSHDSQLESVPAIQRTVKKAAVLGMQREFGTEVLDESGAQYKIEASLIKDVATLTIDTTGPGLHKRHYCDRPALVLVKETLAAALVQLSFWNRDRPMVDPFCGSGTIVIEAAMIGRRIAPGLGRSFSAQQWPTLSPAMWENAIEEAMQLQLPDLEGRIIGTDVDGRSLAAARESAVRAGVEGSVHFQTKSFGALSSNKQYGCVITYTPYEMGGRRNPEQDALYRSIPLVLRRLTTWSHYVLTPHPRFEQIVGRDADRRRKLYNARTECTYYQFHGPKRPRDAAATRAAEADSPDAAETEGSIQNPPTESVGPMPAAVGVPAARPKPTIAPAFGHLDAKAHEQAALFRTRLTKRARHLRRLPTRQGVTCFRLYERDIPEIPLVVDRYGDHLHINEYERPHDRDPAQHANWLDLMAKTAGETLEIPKGQTFLKRRLRQSGSSQHEHVASDHYETEVTEAGLRFIVNLSDYVDTGLFLDHRLTRGMVRAEAEGKSMLNLFAYTGSFSVYAAAGGAARTTTVDWSNTYLDWARRNMALNGFDGLEHKYHRESALDFLANQPLQPAYDLAVVDPPTFSNSKRTDDVWDVQQGYVDLINAVLPRMQPGGVIYFSSNFRRLKFDPEAIDADEIREISAQTVPPEYRNRRIHRCWRIVKPK; from the coding sequence ATGTCTGATTCGATCGATCTCATTGCCACGTGTGCCTTTGGTCTCGAAGCCGTGGTCCGCCGCGAGTTGTCGGACCTCGGTTATGTTGGCAAAGTGATCAGCCCAGGGCGGATCCTGTTTTCGGCGCCTCCCGAAGCGATCTGCCGTGCCAATCTCTGGTTGCGTTCGGCCGACCGCGTCTTGATCCGATTGGCGACGTTCGAAGCTGCCGATTTTGACGCCTTGTTCGATCAAACGCGCGATCTCTCCTGGAGCCAATGGCTGCCGCAGGACGCCTGTTTTCCGGTCTCCGCAAAGTCGCACGATTCGCAGCTTGAAAGTGTCCCCGCGATCCAACGGACGGTGAAGAAAGCCGCCGTGTTGGGGATGCAACGGGAATTCGGGACCGAAGTGCTGGACGAATCGGGGGCCCAGTACAAGATCGAAGCTTCGTTGATCAAGGATGTCGCGACGTTAACAATCGATACAACCGGTCCCGGACTGCACAAACGTCACTATTGCGATCGACCCGCGCTGGTGCTGGTCAAAGAGACGCTTGCCGCCGCGTTGGTGCAATTGAGTTTCTGGAACCGCGACCGCCCGATGGTCGATCCGTTTTGTGGCAGTGGGACGATCGTGATCGAAGCGGCAATGATCGGCCGTCGCATCGCTCCAGGGCTGGGACGCAGCTTTTCCGCCCAACAATGGCCCACACTGTCGCCAGCGATGTGGGAGAACGCGATCGAAGAAGCGATGCAGTTGCAATTGCCCGACTTGGAAGGCCGTATCATCGGCACCGATGTCGACGGGCGATCACTTGCGGCCGCGCGGGAAAGTGCGGTGCGCGCGGGCGTCGAAGGATCGGTCCACTTTCAAACCAAATCGTTTGGTGCCCTCTCCAGCAACAAACAATATGGTTGCGTGATCACGTATACGCCTTACGAAATGGGGGGCCGCCGGAATCCCGAACAGGATGCGCTCTACCGTTCGATCCCGTTGGTGCTGCGTCGTTTGACCACGTGGTCGCATTATGTGCTGACCCCGCACCCGCGGTTTGAACAGATTGTCGGCCGCGATGCCGATCGGCGACGGAAGCTTTATAACGCGCGGACCGAATGCACCTATTATCAATTCCACGGACCTAAGCGTCCCCGCGATGCGGCGGCAACGCGCGCGGCGGAGGCAGACTCTCCAGACGCCGCGGAAACCGAAGGCTCCATTCAGAACCCCCCAACGGAAAGTGTGGGGCCGATGCCAGCTGCGGTTGGCGTCCCCGCGGCGCGGCCCAAGCCAACGATTGCTCCTGCCTTCGGGCATCTCGACGCCAAGGCGCACGAACAAGCGGCGCTGTTCCGCACGCGGTTGACCAAACGGGCCAGGCACCTGCGCCGGTTGCCGACGCGCCAAGGGGTGACCTGTTTTCGGCTGTACGAACGGGACATTCCCGAGATTCCGTTGGTTGTCGACCGCTACGGAGATCACTTACACATTAATGAATACGAACGGCCGCACGATCGCGATCCGGCCCAGCACGCCAATTGGTTAGACCTGATGGCCAAGACGGCGGGGGAAACGCTGGAGATTCCCAAAGGGCAAACCTTTTTAAAGCGACGGTTGCGGCAATCGGGCTCCAGCCAGCACGAACACGTGGCCAGCGATCATTATGAAACGGAGGTCACCGAGGCGGGGCTGCGATTCATCGTCAATCTTTCTGATTACGTCGATACCGGCCTGTTTTTAGATCACCGTCTGACGCGGGGGATGGTTCGCGCTGAAGCTGAGGGCAAGTCGATGCTGAACCTGTTCGCCTACACCGGATCGTTTTCGGTCTACGCCGCCGCTGGCGGGGCCGCGCGGACGACAACCGTCGACTGGTCGAACACTTATTTGGATTGGGCCCGGCGGAACATGGCGCTGAACGGATTCGACGGCTTGGAGCACAAATACCACCGCGAAAGTGCGCTCGACTTCCTGGCCAATCAACCGCTGCAACCCGCCTACGACCTTGCCGTCGTCGACCCGCCGACCTTTTCTAACAGTAAGCGGACCGATGATGTGTGGGATGTCCAACAGGGCTACGTCGACCTGATCAACGCCGTATTGCCGCGGATGCAACCGGGCGGAGTGATCTATTTCAGCAGCAATTTCCGACGTCTAAAGTTCGATCCCGAAGCGATCGACGCAGACGAAATCCGTGAGATCTCCGCGCAAACGGTTCCGCCCGAGTACCGCAACCGACGGATTCACCGCTGCTGGCGGATCGTCAAACCGAAATAA